AGCTCCACTGCGCGACCTGCTTCTTCGGCGCCGCCAGCACCGGATTGATCGCCGCCACCTGCGAGCCCTTCGGCAGCACCCGCAGCAGCGCCCTGCGGAGGGCGGTGGTGTCGGCCTTGGGGGCGCTCACCACGATCGCGTTGTTCTGCGGGAAGCCGAGAGAGCGGGCCTTCTCCCTGGAGAGCACCGCGTCGACCGCGCCCATGCCCATGGTCGCGTAGGCACCGATCCTGAGCTGACCGCCGGGCCCAGGAACGCTGCGGCCCAGCGTGAGCCCGCCGTCGTTGCCGAGCACGAACGAGACGGCGACGTCACCGCCCGCGACGTTGGCCCACAGGCCGTCGGAGGCGGCGGTCACCTTGGGGGTGTAGGACCGGAAACTGGAGGGATCGACGCCGAGCGTCTGCACGCGCTTGCCGTCGATCGTGACGGAGGCGGCGTCGGCCAGCTCGACCGCCCTGATGCCCCTGATCTTGACGACCTTCTCCATCGTGGCCCGCTGCAGGGGCTTGCGGGTCACCACGAACACGCTCGGCTCGTGGAGCTTGCCGAGCGGCCGCACAGGTGGCGCGACCTCGCTCCTTGCCACGAGGTGCTCCTGCGGCGCGAGCTTCTTGGCCGTCACGGTGCCCGCGCCCGAGTCAGCGGGTGCGGCGGAGAACTCCCCGAGTAACGCGAGGTCCGCGGCGATCACCAAGGCCAGCGTCACGGAGATGAACGGCACCAGCCTGCGGCCCTCCACCTTCCTGCGCCTGCGCCCCCGCCCGCCGTTCACCAGGAAGGAGAGGTCCTGCCTGATGCCGCCGCGGGCATGCGGAAAATCCGCCGGGCCAGGGGCCCGGCGGATCATCTCTTCGGGAGTCAGTTGCCGATGTACGGCACGGCCTCGAGGATCTCGACCGTGTTCTGACGGCCGTTGGGCATGGCGTAGGTCGCCTTCTCCCCGATCTTCTTGCCGTTGATGGCGGCACCGAGCGGGGACTTGGGCGAGTAGACGTCGATCGGCGCGCCGGTCTCCTCGCGGGAGGCCAGCAGGAAGGTGACCTCGTCGTCGTCACCCTCGAAGCGGATCGTGACGGTCATGCCGGGACCGACCACACCCTCGGTCTTGGGCGCTTCGCCGACCTTGGCGCTGTCAAGGAGCTGACGGAGGTGGAAGATGCGGGCCTCCATCTTGCCCTGCTCATCCTTGGCCGCGTGGTAGCCGCCGTTCTCCTTCAGGTCGCCCTCCTCGCGAGCGGCCTCGATCTTCTTGGCGATGTCAACGCGACCCGGGCCAGAGAGGTAGTCGTACTCCTCCTTGAGGCGGTCGTACGCCTCCTGTGTCAGCCAGGTGACGTTCTCATCGCGAGAGTCGGCCACGGGTTCTCCTTGCTTCCTTAGGGGGCCCTGAGTTCACTTGGGTTGGCGAATTGCGAAAGACTAACAACCTTACTCGCCTTCCGCTTCCCCAAATGTCTCACTATACGAGATAGCAGGCCTGGATGTGGACTGACGAGGCCTGAGCACTGGTGTCCAGGCGCTCTTTCAGTCGGATATACCCCTCACCAGCGGGAATCTTTACTTCTCTGCTGCCGACTTCCACATGGTTCGCGTCGGTCGCGCGCAGGCGGCACACCACGCCCTTGCCGGCGGGCCTGTGGACCTCGAACGTGATCTGGGCGGAGCCGGGATCGCTCGCGTCGAAGGCGACGACCTGCTGCGGAACCGTGGCCTGGCCGGTCGCGGTCCACATCACGTAGCCCCAGCCCCCCGCGACGATCGCCACCAGGATCGCGATCACGACATGGACGACGAACCTGCCCTGCCGCTCGGGACGGTCGCTGAAGTCGTCCGGTGTGCCGAGAACGGGGCCGTTCTCGACATCTCTGGTGGCCATGACGGAATCTCCCTGCACTCCCCGGTGTTGTCCGAGACAATTGTCGCCTGTCGGGGGCCCGCCCCCGCGACCGCCCAAGAGAAGTAAACCTCTTGTGGCGAGTGAACCGGTCCGAACTGAGGAGACAGCGAGCCAGTGAGCGCACCGCTGAGGCTGATGGCCGTCCACGCACACCCGGATGACGAGTCGAGCAAGGGCGCCGCGACGATGGCCCGTTACGTCGCGGAAGGCGTCGACGTCCTCGTCTGCACCCTCACGGGCGGCGAGCGGGGCTCGGTGCTCAACCCCAAGATGGACCGGCCCGAGATCGTCGAGAACATCGGCGAGGTCAGGCGCAAGGAGATGGATCGCGCGCGCGAGATCCTCGGGGTCCAGCAGCGTTTCCTCGGCTTCGTCGACTCGGGGCTGCCCGAGAGCGAGGAGGAGGAGCTGCCCGAGGGCTGCTTCGCCCTCCAGTCGCTCGAGGCGGCCGCGGCGCCGCTGGTGGCGGCCGTGCGCGAGTTCAGGCCGCACGTGATCCTCACCTATGACGACGACGGCGGCTACCCGCACCCCGACCACATCATGACCAACAGGGTCTCGGTCGAGGCGTTCGACGCCGCGGGCGACCCCGACCGCTACCCGGACGCCGGCGACCCCTGGCAGCCGCTGAAGCTCTACTACCAGATGGGCTTCACCAAGGAGCGGTTCGAGGCGCTGCACGAGGCGATGAACGAGCGCGGCATCGGCTCGCCCTACGCCGACTGGATCTCCCGGTGGGAGGACCGGCCGCAGAAGTGGCCCGTCACCACGAAGGTGCCGTGCGGCGACTACTTCGCAATCCGCGACGAGGCGCTGATGGCGCACGCCACGCAGGTCGACCCCGACGGGTTCTGGTTCGTCTGCCCGAGGGAGTTGCAGCAGGAGATCTGGCCGACCGAGGACTACCACCTGGCCAGGTCTCTCGTCGACACCACGCTTCCCGAGGACGACCTGTTCGCGGGCATACACGCCGAGGAGACCGCTGGTGCCTGCAAGTAAGCTGGAGGCGTGACGTACTTCGCCATAGGTGACGTGAGCCCTGGAATCCTGGGCTTCACCGTCGTGGCCCTCATGGGATTCGCGCTGTTCCTTCTCATCAAGTCGATGAACAAGCAGATTTCCAAGATCGAGGTTCCCCACGAGGCCGACCTGGACAAGAAGTGAAGATTCTGGACAACTCAGCGGAAAGCCGGTTCGAGATCCATGTCGATGGACAACTCGCCGGGTTCGCCGAGTACAAGCTGCTGCCCGCCACGATCGTCTTCACCCACACCGAGGTGAAGCCCGAGTTCGAGGGGCAGGGGCTGGCCGGCAAGCTGGTCGCTCACGCGCTCGACGCCAGCAGGGACACCGGGCTGAAGGTGCGCCCGCTGTGCCCCTACGTGGCCAGGTACATCAGCCGGCATCCCGAGTACCAGGGTCTGCTCGAGGAAGCGTGACGGTGAACCTCGCCCCCTGACCCGGGGGTGAGGAGGCTGTCGCGGTGCCGCCGTGGGCCTTCGCCACGGCGGCGACGATCGCGAGCCCGAGTCCCGCGCCGCCCTGGTCGCGGGAGCGGGCGGGATCCACCCGGTAGAACCTCTCGAAGACCCTGTCGAGCTGCTCGGCCGGCAGGCCCGGTCCCGCGTCGGCGACCTCGATGACGACGCTCTCCCCCTCGCTGACCCGCACCGTCGCGGGCGTCCCCTTCGGCGTGTGCCGCCGGACGTTGGCCAGCAGGTTGTCCATGAGCTGGCGCAGCCGTACGGCGTCGCCCTCGACCACCACGTCGTCCACCTCCAGCGTCAGCGGCCGGTCGGGATCCACCGCGTGTGCGGCGGCCACCGCCTCGGCGGCCAGCACGCCCAGGTCGACGGGCGCGGGCTCCAGTGCCCTCCCCTGGTCGAGGCGGGCCAGCAGGAGCAGCTCGTCCACGAGCACGCCCATGCGCGTGGCCTCCGACTCGATCCTGCGCATCGTCAGGGCCAGGTCGGCGGGACGGCCGGCCGCGCCCCGCCGGAACAGCTCGGCGTAGCCCCTGATCGCCGCGACAGGGGTGCGCAGCTCGTGCGAGGCGTCGGCGACGAACCTGCGCAGCCGCTGCTCGGAAACGATCCGCTGGTGGAAGGCGGCGTTCAGGGCCAGTCCCAGGCGGCCCACCTCCGACCTGTCGTCCGCGGGCTCGACTCTGCGGGCCAAATCGCCCTCGCCGATGGCCTTGGCGGTCGCCGCGATCTCCTCCAGCGGGCGTACGGCGCGCCTGATGATCCGGTAGGCGAGGAACCCGAGAACCAGCAGGGCCAGCGCGGTGATGGTGGTGTGCACGCCGGTGAGCCGTCCGCCGAGGTCGTCGAAGCCCGAGGCCGGCATGCCGAGGACGAGCAGGCGACCGTCCGGCAGCCATGAGGCGCGCAGCCACCAGCCCTTGGCGGCCTTGCCCGCGGGGCCGAAGCCGCCGTCCCTGGAGAACGACCAGCCGCCGCGGTCGGGCAGCCGCAGCGCGCCGAGGTCGGGGTCGGCGCCCTGGGAGACGGTCTGCAGCACCTCGCCGCCCCTGTCGCGGAGCTGGATGAACCCGGGTCCGAGGGCGGCGGTGAGGGGATCGTCCGCGGCGAACGCGCGGCCACCGGCGAGCGCCGGCTCCAGCCGCGCGGCGACCTGGGCGAGCTGGTCGCGGGCGCTGTCGCTGAGGAAGTCGCGGGCGACGGCGAACGTCGTCGCGGGGACGATGATCAGCCCCGCCGCCAGCAGGGCGAGCACCGTCCAGGTGAGCCGCTTGCGCAGGCTCATCGCGGCAGCCTGAGGACGTAGCCGACGCGCGGCACGGTGTGGATGAGCTGGGGATCGCCCGAGTCGACCTTGCGGCGCAGGTAGCTCACGTAGGTCTGGACGACGCCGTCGCTGCCGCCGAAGTCGTAGTCCCACACGTGGTCGAGGATCTGCTGCTTGGTGAGCACCCGTCCCGCGTTGACCATGAGGTAGCGCAGCAGCTTGTACTCCGTCGGGGTGAGCTCGACCAGCGTGCCGCCCCGCCGTACCTCGTAGCGGTCCTCGTCCAGCGACAGGTCGGCGAACTCCAGGCGCGCGCTGGCCGACGGCCCGGTACGGCGCAGCACCACCCGCACCCTGGCGATCAGCTCCTCCAGGCTGAACGGCTTGGTCACGTAGTCGTCGCCGCCCGACGTCAGCCCGGTGATCTTGTCCTCGTGCGCGTCCTTGGCGGTCAGGAAGATCACCGGGGTGTGGACCGCCTGCCTGCGCAGCCTGCGGCAGACCTCGACCCCGGTGATGTCGGGCAGCATGACGTCGAGCACGATCAGGTCGGGACCGAAGTCGGCGGCCCTGGCCAGCGCGGCGGCGCCGGTGCCGGCGGTGACCGCCTCGAAGCCCTCGTAGCGCAGCGCCATCGCGACCAGGTCGGCGAGGTTCTCCTCGTCGTCCACCACCAGAATGCGAGCCTTCACGCGCTCCAGTCTGGTCGACCGTTCTTAGAGAACTCTCAGAACGGACGGACGGCCGCTGAAGATCTCGAAGATCCACTGGACGCCATGGAGAGACTCACCGACTTCGTGCTGCGGCACAAGCTTGCCGTCGTGCTCGCCTGGGTGGCGGTCGCGCTGGCCGGAACGTTCGCGGCGGCAGCCGTCCAGGACCGGCTCGGCGCCCGGTTCGGCGCACCTGGGCAGCCCGCCTACGAGGCCAACCAGGAGATCATGAGGACGTACGGCGGCGGCCTGGTCCCGCTGGTCGCGGTGGCCACCGAGCCCGTCGACTTCGCCAGGCTGGCCCCGCTCGGCAGGGTGGTCACGGATCCGGCCTTCGCCTCCGACGACGGCGGGACCACCTACGCCCTCCTCTACCCGCCCCAGGACGGCGACCTGACCGAGGAGATCACCCAGATCCTCGGGCCGCACGTCAGGGTGACGGGGCTCGAGGCGCTCGAACCCGAGGGCGGCGGTGGCATCAGCCTCGTCGCCGAGATCCTGATCGGCGGGGTCGGCGCGCTGGTGGTGCTGGCCTTCGTGTTCGGCTCGCCGCTGGCCGTCGTGCCGCTGGTGATCGCCGCGGCGGCGGTGCTGGCGGCCTTCCTCGCGGTGTACGGCCTGACCTACCTCACCGACGTCAGCGGTGTCGTGCAGTACATCGTCGCGCTCATGGGCCTCGGGATCGCGATCGACTACTCGCTGCTGCTGGTCACCCGGTGGAGGGAGGAGGGCCACGACGTGCGCAGGGCGATGGCGACCGCGGGCAGGGCGGTGGCGCTCAGCGCGGCCACGGTGGCGATCGGGCTGGTCGCGACGATGGTGTTGCCGGTGCCCTTCCTGCGCGCCGTGGGCCTGGGCGGCGTGGTGATCCCGCTGGTGTCGATGGCGGCCGTGCTGACGCTGCTGCCGATCCTGCTGGCCACCGTCGGGCCGCGGATCGACAGGGGCCGGCCGAAGCCGTCGCGGTGGGCCGGCTGGGCGCGCCGGGTGATCAGGTTCAGGTGGCCCGCGCTGCTCGTCTCGACGGGCCTGCTGGTGGCGCTGTCGTCGGCCGCCCTCGGCCTGAACCTGGGCGAGCCCACCAGCGACTCCCTGGCCAGGAGCGGCCCCGCCTACGAGACGCTGGCAGGCATGCGCGAGGCGGGGCTGCCTACGGGGGCGCTGTCCCCGATCCCCGTCCTCGCGCCCGAGTCGGCGCTGCCGGTGCTGCGGGCCGTACCGGGGGTGGAGACGGCGGTCGTGGCGGCCCCCGGGCTGATCGAGGTGATCCCCGACTACGAGGGCACGGCGACGGTCGAGAACGTGCTGGCCTCCGCACCCCCGGGGGCGAGGGTGGGCGGCGCGGTCGCGCAGAGCATTGGGTTCACCGCGTCCGTCTACGGCGCCTTCCCGCCGATGCTGGTCCTGGTCTCGCTGGCCACGTACCTGATGCTGGCCTTCGCATTCAGGTCGCTGGTGCTCCCGCTCAAGGCCGTGCTGCTCAACCTGCTGTCGCTGGCCGCGGTCATCGGCGCGCTGGTGCTGGTCTGGCAGGAGGGCCACGGCTCGGAGCCGGTGTGGGGCATCCAGGCGCTCGGCGCCATCGACGAGTTCGTCCCCGCGATGATCTTCGCCTTCCTGTACGGCCTCAGCATGGACTACGAGGTGTTCATCCTGGCCAGGATGCGCGAGGAGTACGACAGGACGGGTTCGACCGACCAGGCGATCGTCCGGGGGCTGGGAAGCACGGGACGGCTGGTCACCAGCGCGGCCCTGGTGCTCTTCCTGGCCTTCGCCTCGCTGGCCGCCGCGCCGATCCTGCAGGTCAAGCTCTTCGCGACGGCGCTGGGCCTGGGAATCCTGCTCGACGCCACGCTGGTGCGCGCGCTGCTGCTGCCCGCCCTGGTCTCGGTCATGGGCAGATGGAACTGGTGGCTGCCGAGCCGGCTCAGTCGTCGGGCGACCAGGCGCGCTCCAGCGCCTCAGGCAGGCCCCACCAGCCCAGCGGGGTGAGCACGTCGTCCTCGTCGACGATGCCGAGGTAGGCCCACAGCGCGGTCACGTGGGTGAAGAGGGTCTCCGTGGTGTCGAGGTCGTCGGGGTCGTCCATGTCGACCGTGATGTCCTCGGACTCGGCGATCAGCCTGGAGATGCGCTCAGGGGAGGCGAGCACGCCGGGGCCGAGCCTGGCCAGCGCGGCCACGGCGGCGAGCCAGTCGGCGTGGTGGATGGCGCACAGGGCGGCAAGGGCCGCCTCCTCGTGGGTGAGCTCCTCGTCGAGCTCGTCCTCCTCCTCGCTCCCGTCGTCGTCGAGGTCGGAGATGGGCCCGGCGATGCCCGCGACGACCCTGAGCCACAGCTCGCGGTCGTCGTCCGGGATGAGCCCGCCCTCGAAGCCCGCGCAGGCCCGCAGCACGCTGCCCGGGTAGCCGGGGAAGGCGAGCAGCTCGCGGAGCCTGGTGGCGGCCTGACTCAGCTCGGCCTCGGGCAGTTCGGGCCGCTTGGGCAGCTCGGACATGATCCGCCGCAGCTCGGCCAGCGCGTAGGCCTCCTCCTCGTCCCACGCGGCGAACAGCTCCTCGTCCTGCTCGTCGCCGACCACCACGCTCGGCACCCTGCCGTCGGGCAGCGGGGTGTTGAGCCAGTGTTCCTGCAGCTCCTCGTAGGCGGCGCGGGCCGCCTTGTCGCCCTTGGCCAGCAGGTCGGGGTCGATCTCGCCCGCCTCGATGCGCTCCTCCAGGTAGGCGACGAACCTCGCGTGCATCTCCTCGGCGACGGGACCGCGCTCGTCCTCCTCCGGCCAGACGAAGTAGCTGGGCGTGAGCAGGATGGGCTCGCTGCCCGTCGCCTCAAGCCAGCGCTGCACGTCGCCGACGGTGGCCGTGCCCGACTCGATCGCGCTGAGCGTGGCCCTGGCGCTCTCCCAGAAGGTGGCCGACAGCGGGTTACCCACGGCCAGCATGGCTCTGCGCAGGTCGGGCATGGCCACAAGAGCCACCCCCGACGGTACGGCCAGCAGCGCGCGGGCCACATCCCTGCGGGTCAGTCCGGTGGCGGGGCGCCCGGCGTGAGCGCTCACGAAGTCTAGGTCCACGCTCCGTAACCTACGCCCCACCGCGCCCATCAGTCGAAGAGGCAGCGCTGCCGTCGAGGGCTGCCGTCGAGGCTCCGCGCGACCTCCGGTGACGGCCGCGCGCGTGAGAGGCTGGTCGTATGAACAGGCTGCAGCACGCCACCAGCCCCTACCTCCAGCAGCACGCCGCCAACCCGGTCGACTGGTTCGAGTGGGGACAGGAGGCGTTCGAGGAGGCCAGGCGGCGGGAGGTGCCCCTGCTGATCTCGGTGGGCTACTCGGCCTGCCACTGGTGTCACGTCATGGCGCACGAGAGCTTCGAGGACGACGAGACCGCGCGGCTCATGAACGCGTACTTCGTCAACGTCAAGGTCGACCGCGAGGAACGGCCCGACGTCGACGCGGTCTACATGAGCGCCACGCAGGCCATGACGCAGCACGGCGGCTGGCCGATGACCGTTTTCGCCACTCCTGAGGGCCACCCGTTCTACTGCGGCACCTACTTCCCGAGGCCGCAGTTCCAGCGGCTGCTGGTGGGCGTGCACAACGCGTGGACGGGCGACAGGGAGCAGGTGCTCGAACAGGGCTCGAAGGTCGTCGAGGCGCTCAACAGCGGCGCGACCCTGCCGAGCGGCCCGCTGCCGACGGCGGAGACGCTGGAGCTGGCCGTCCGGAATCTGGAGCAGTCCTTCGATCCGGCGCGCGGCGGCTTCGGCGGGGCGCCGAAGTTCCCGCCGTCGATGGTGCTGGAGTTCCTGCTGAGAAGCGGCGAGCACGACATGTCGGGCAGGACACTCGAGGCGATGGCGCGCGGCGGGATCTACGACCAGCTCGGCGGCGGGTTCGCCCGCTACAGCGTCGACGCGGAGTGGGTCGTGCCGCACTTCGAGAAGATGCTCTACGACAACGCGCTGCTGCTGAGGGTCTACACGCACTGGTGGAGGGCCACGGGCGCGCCGCTGGCCCGCAGGGTGGCGCTGGAGACCGCCGACTGGCTGCTGCGCGAGATGCGTACGCCCGAGGGCGGGTTCGCCTCGGCGCTCGACGCCGACAGCGAGGGCGAGGAGGGCAGATTC
This window of the Nonomuraea africana genome carries:
- a CDS encoding C40 family peptidase, whose amino-acid sequence is MIRRAPGPADFPHARGGIRQDLSFLVNGGRGRRRRKVEGRRLVPFISVTLALVIAADLALLGEFSAAPADSGAGTVTAKKLAPQEHLVARSEVAPPVRPLGKLHEPSVFVVTRKPLQRATMEKVVKIRGIRAVELADAASVTIDGKRVQTLGVDPSSFRSYTPKVTAASDGLWANVAGGDVAVSFVLGNDGGLTLGRSVPGPGGQLRIGAYATMGMGAVDAVLSREKARSLGFPQNNAIVVSAPKADTTALRRALLRVLPKGSQVAAINPVLAAPKKQVAQWSSGSFMSAPQLTTALQAAAGKLGRPYVWGAEGPDTFDCSGLVQWAFAQAGVRMPRVTHQQWVTGPQVPLSQVQPGDLVFWRSDPTNPGYISHVAIYWGNGKVLQAPRTGDVVKISPLSTRNLAGIVRVSPAVAARVR
- the greA gene encoding transcription elongation factor GreA, which encodes MADSRDENVTWLTQEAYDRLKEEYDYLSGPGRVDIAKKIEAAREEGDLKENGGYHAAKDEQGKMEARIFHLRQLLDSAKVGEAPKTEGVVGPGMTVTIRFEGDDDEVTFLLASREETGAPIDVYSPKSPLGAAINGKKIGEKATYAMPNGRQNTVEILEAVPYIGN
- a CDS encoding DUF4307 domain-containing protein, which translates into the protein MATRDVENGPVLGTPDDFSDRPERQGRFVVHVVIAILVAIVAGGWGYVMWTATGQATVPQQVVAFDASDPGSAQITFEVHRPAGKGVVCRLRATDANHVEVGSREVKIPAGEGYIRLKERLDTSAQASSVHIQACYLV
- the mca gene encoding mycothiol conjugate amidase Mca, with amino-acid sequence MSAPLRLMAVHAHPDDESSKGAATMARYVAEGVDVLVCTLTGGERGSVLNPKMDRPEIVENIGEVRRKEMDRAREILGVQQRFLGFVDSGLPESEEEELPEGCFALQSLEAAAAPLVAAVREFRPHVILTYDDDGGYPHPDHIMTNRVSVEAFDAAGDPDRYPDAGDPWQPLKLYYQMGFTKERFEALHEAMNERGIGSPYADWISRWEDRPQKWPVTTKVPCGDYFAIRDEALMAHATQVDPDGFWFVCPRELQQEIWPTEDYHLARSLVDTTLPEDDLFAGIHAEETAGACK
- a CDS encoding GNAT family N-acetyltransferase, with translation MKILDNSAESRFEIHVDGQLAGFAEYKLLPATIVFTHTEVKPEFEGQGLAGKLVAHALDASRDTGLKVRPLCPYVARYISRHPEYQGLLEEA
- a CDS encoding sensor histidine kinase, coding for MSLRKRLTWTVLALLAAGLIIVPATTFAVARDFLSDSARDQLAQVAARLEPALAGGRAFAADDPLTAALGPGFIQLRDRGGEVLQTVSQGADPDLGALRLPDRGGWSFSRDGGFGPAGKAAKGWWLRASWLPDGRLLVLGMPASGFDDLGGRLTGVHTTITALALLVLGFLAYRIIRRAVRPLEEIAATAKAIGEGDLARRVEPADDRSEVGRLGLALNAAFHQRIVSEQRLRRFVADASHELRTPVAAIRGYAELFRRGAAGRPADLALTMRRIESEATRMGVLVDELLLLARLDQGRALEPAPVDLGVLAAEAVAAAHAVDPDRPLTLEVDDVVVEGDAVRLRQLMDNLLANVRRHTPKGTPATVRVSEGESVVIEVADAGPGLPAEQLDRVFERFYRVDPARSRDQGGAGLGLAIVAAVAKAHGGTATASSPPGQGARFTVTLPRADPGTRDAG
- a CDS encoding response regulator transcription factor, encoding MERVKARILVVDDEENLADLVAMALRYEGFEAVTAGTGAAALARAADFGPDLIVLDVMLPDITGVEVCRRLRRQAVHTPVIFLTAKDAHEDKITGLTSGGDDYVTKPFSLEELIARVRVVLRRTGPSASARLEFADLSLDEDRYEVRRGGTLVELTPTEYKLLRYLMVNAGRVLTKQQILDHVWDYDFGGSDGVVQTYVSYLRRKVDSGDPQLIHTVPRVGYVLRLPR
- a CDS encoding MMPL family transporter; this encodes MERLTDFVLRHKLAVVLAWVAVALAGTFAAAAVQDRLGARFGAPGQPAYEANQEIMRTYGGGLVPLVAVATEPVDFARLAPLGRVVTDPAFASDDGGTTYALLYPPQDGDLTEEITQILGPHVRVTGLEALEPEGGGGISLVAEILIGGVGALVVLAFVFGSPLAVVPLVIAAAAVLAAFLAVYGLTYLTDVSGVVQYIVALMGLGIAIDYSLLLVTRWREEGHDVRRAMATAGRAVALSAATVAIGLVATMVLPVPFLRAVGLGGVVIPLVSMAAVLTLLPILLATVGPRIDRGRPKPSRWAGWARRVIRFRWPALLVSTGLLVALSSAALGLNLGEPTSDSLARSGPAYETLAGMREAGLPTGALSPIPVLAPESALPVLRAVPGVETAVVAAPGLIEVIPDYEGTATVENVLASAPPGARVGGAVAQSIGFTASVYGAFPPMLVLVSLATYLMLAFAFRSLVLPLKAVLLNLLSLAAVIGALVLVWQEGHGSEPVWGIQALGAIDEFVPAMIFAFLYGLSMDYEVFILARMREEYDRTGSTDQAIVRGLGSTGRLVTSAALVLFLAFASLAAAPILQVKLFATALGLGILLDATLVRALLLPALVSVMGRWNWWLPSRLSRRATRRAPAPQAGPTSPAG